One stretch of Rhinatrema bivittatum chromosome 8, aRhiBiv1.1, whole genome shotgun sequence DNA includes these proteins:
- the CD248 gene encoding endosialin, which translates to MLLLGLLVASGLLPLPTEPQELREADALCGPEGCYAAYFQRRSFLDAWRGCRERGGNLATVKRPEEAALVQELLLGLGLAPEQGRLRLWIGLQRQPRQCPPNRPLRGFTWTTGDQDTLYTNWLRPEAPAAGACPASRCVVIGYGTAPDAQPENFRWQDGSCAVPVDGFLCRFQYKGMCPGIEAGRHGPVTYATPFHLVSTLLKHVPFGSVATVPCPGSVTDLSVLCMQREDGSVGWSKEGAWCPEEQQGQQLGGWCDESNAGCDHVCVDEEVGYYCECDEGYVLMEDGHSCSSPCESNPCEYSCMATSQGYLCDCPEGYDLDEDGRSCHDVDECAQSTCDQLCLNFAGGYECQCHLGYQLEDGLCRDTDECADTPCEHACENTPGSYTCHCHLGFSPAEDDPHHCTDTDECRIRDVCQQMCVNYVGGFECYCNEGYEVATDGIHCQPVQGEPAHVPAPTPTDSAEWASDEDATTEEDEEEGPPAPLRWMTAVAMTEEEKGEQPARFRPTTIVAMPMEEEEGSEPSARLGPTTVFTSPTEEEEGGLAFVIMKTTEQVDVTTAAELLATVGLLGSAAWVPEASAGGILSQAPFAADRVPAAGTTITTSLAPTAGQGFRASSADLDIEPPQSTFPSRDRLAPENEVSHWFRGIPAGVRPTLPLEASTHGNSIPSPEDSQQMLQRRDDRWLLVALLVPLCVFLVIMLALGIVYCTRCGAPSKRKSITDCYRWVTSAAGKTPTPKSSAKPTTCRTSV; encoded by the coding sequence ATGCTGCTGCTCGGGCTGCTCGTGGCCTCcgggctgctgccgctgcccacGGAGCCCCAGGAGCTGCGGGAGGCGGACGCGCTCTGCGGGCCCGAGGGCTGCTACGCCGCCTACTTCCAGCGCCGGAGCTTCCTGGACGCCTGGCGCGGCTGCCGGGagcgcggcgggaacctggccacggtgAAGCGGCCGGAGGAGGCGGCGCTGGTGCAGGAGCTCctgctggggctggggctggcCCCCGAGCAGGGCCGGCTGCGCCTCTGGATCGGCCTGCAGCGGCAGCCCCGCCAGTGCCCGCCCAACCGGCCGCTGCGCGGCTTCACCTGGACCACCGGCGACCAGGACACGCTGTACACCAACTGGCTGAGGCCCGAGGCGCCGGCCGCCGGCGCCTGCCCGGCCTCCCGCTGCGTGGTGATCGGCTACGGCACGGCCCCCGATGCCCAGCCGGAGAACTTCAGGTGGCAGGACGGCTCGTGCGCCGTCCCCGTGGACGGCTTCCTCTGCAGGTTCCAGTACAAGGGCATGTGCCCGGGCATTGAGGCGGGACGTCACGGCCCCGTCACCTACGCCACGCCCTTCCATCTGGTCAGCACCCTCCTGAAGCACGTGCCCTTCGGCTCGGTGGCCACCGTGCCCTGCCCAGGCTCCGTGACGGATCTGTCGGTGCTCTGCATGCAGCGGGAAGACGGCAGCGTTGGCTGGTCCAAAGAGGGTGCCTGGTGCCCGGAGGAGCAGCAGGGCCagcagctgggtggctggtgtgATGAGTCCAATGCCGGCTGTGACCATGTGTGCGTGGATGAGGAGGTTGGCTACTATTGCGAGTGTGACGAGGGCTATGTGCTGATGGAGGATGGCcactcctgctccagcccctgcgAGAGCAACCCTTGTGAGTACAGCTGTATGGCTACTAGCCAAGGCTACCTCTGCGATTGCCCCGAGGGCTATGACCTGGATGAAGATGGCCGCTCCTGCCATGACGTTGACGAGTGTGCCCAGAGCACATGTGACCAGCTCTGCCTGAACTTTGCCGGTGGCTATGAGTGCCAGTGCCACCTGGGTTACCAGCTGGAGGATGGGCTATGCCGGGACACGGATGAATGTGCCGACACCCCCTGCGAGCATGCCTGCGAGAACACGCCAGGTTCCTACACCTGCCACTGCCATCTAGGCTTCAGCCCAGCCGAGGACGACCCTCACCACTGCACCGATACAGATGAATGCCGGATCCGTGATGTCTGCCAGCAGATGTGCGTCAACTATGTTGGTGGCTTTGAGTGCTACTGTAACGAGGGCTATGAGGTGGCCACTGATGGCATCCACTGCCAGCCAGTGCAAGGGGAGCCAGCGCACGTCCCTGCGCCCACTCCTACTGACTCTGCCGAGTGGGCCTCTGACGAAGATGCCACAACAGAGGAGGACGAGGAAGAAGGGCCTCCAGCACCGCTCAGGTGGATGACGGCTGTTGCCATGAcggaggaagagaagggagagcaGCCAGCGAGATTTCGGCCGACGACAATAGTAGCCATGCccatggaggaagaggagggaagtgaGCCCTCGGCACGTCTCGGGCCTACGACAGTGTTTACCTCACcaacagaggaagaggaaggtgggCTTGCATTCGTAATTATGAAGACGACTGAGCAGGTGGATGTCACTACTGCTGCAGAGCTCTTGGCAACTGTGGGTCTGTTGGGCTCTGCTGCCTGGGTCCCAGAGGCGTCAGCCGGTGGAATTCTTTCGCAAGCCCCCTTTGCAGCTGACAGGGTACCAGCCGCAGGCACCACCATCACCACGTCCTTGGCCCCTACAGCTGGACAAGGTTTCCGAGCAAGCTCAGCTGACCTGGATATAGAGCCACCCCAGAGCACATTTCCATCCAGGGACCGTTTGGCCCCAGAGAACGAGGTTTCCCATTGGTTTCGGGGCATTCCAGCCGGAGTCAGGCCTACTTTGCCCCTAGAAGCCTCCACTCATGGCAACTCCATCCCCAGCCCAGAGGATAGCCAGCAGATGCTGCAGAGGCGAGACGACCGCTGGCTGCTGGTGGCGCTGCTAGTGCCGCTGTGTGTGTTCCTGGTGATTATGCTGGCCTTGGGCATTGTGTACTGTACCCGCTGTGGAGCCCCCAGCAAGCGAAAGAGCATCACAGACTGCTACCGCTGGGTCACCAGTGCTGCTGGCAAGACCCCCACCCCAAAGAGCAGCGCCAAGCCCACCACTTGCAGAACCAGTGTTTAA